A single region of the Denticeps clupeoides chromosome 18, fDenClu1.1, whole genome shotgun sequence genome encodes:
- the LOC114768533 gene encoding bromodomain-containing protein 8-like translates to MSGGVGKHKLLSLGPTEPWSVREKLCLASSVMRSGDQNWVSVSRAIKPFSEPGRPPDWFSQKHCASQYSALLETTEAPKRKRGERGEVVETIEDVIVRRLTAERIEELKRILKDTQEKYRKLKKDADLIQAGHMDLKLEELWGEIEQKRKQEEEEAEQKKRATEVAYQARQAAKNTPKRVPSVSVRSPLGSSSPGKEAPAGDPSQPMAEESCASPAGVTVFMAAPEAPPPKDGSMGAPLDESPQKKLLAQKATPPSSPLLSELLKKGSLLSADARVVVEGEVASALSNGVEVHAAAPAGQAVTAAVSDAPTLSRLLEVNTQPPYHGNAEPPVDQQTPLSSSGAGPADAAVDSGAEVGVVETPAAPPAESRDGVLVEEDLVAVSYMGDELDLETVGDIIAIIEEKVAHTHTHTHAHTHTHTHTHTHTHTHTLTTCGGSADCPVDLLPRFLLHTNMATCRAVRAPEPAAGPLAPNHISSPATETQCVVKPGTKNSPEDVDGHLKDSSRLLTGHMTTTKSVTE, encoded by the exons ATGTCGGGCGGCGTGGGAA AACACAAGCTGTTGTCCCTCGGCCCCACGGAGCCATGGTCGGTCCGGGAGAAACTGTGCCTTGCCTCTTCGGTCATGAGGAGTGGAGACCAGAACTG GGTGTCGGTCAGTAGAGCCATCAAGCCATTTTCAGAGCCGGGGCGGCCGCCTGATTGGTTTTCCCAGAAA CACTGTGCTTCCCAGTATTCTGCACTGCTGGAGACCACCGAAGCCCCCAA GCGTAAGCGCGGGGAGAGGGGCGAGGTGGTGGAGACCATCGAGGACGTGATTGTTCGTCGGCTGACCGCTGAGAGGATTGAGGAACTAAAGAGGATCCTTAAAGACACTCAGGAGAAATACAG GAAGTTGAAAAAAGATGCAGACCTAATTCAGGCCGGTCACATGGACCTCAAACTGGAGGAGCTGTGGGGAGAAATCGAACA AAAGAGGaaacaggaggaggaagaagcagAGCAGAAGAAGAGGGCCACAGAGGTCGCCTATCAGG CTCGCCAGGCTGCCAAGAACACACCAAAGAGGGTGCCCAGCGTCAGTGTCcgctctccactgggctccagCTCCCCTGGCAAGGAGGCACCCGCGGGCGATCCCAGCCAGCCCATGGCAGAGGAGTCCTGCGCCAGCCCTGCC GGTGTGACCGTGTTCATGGCCGCCcccgaggccccgccccctaaAGACGGAAGCATGGGCGCGCCGCTGGACGAGTCTCCGCAGAAGAAGCTCCTCGCCCAGAAGGCCACGCCGCCGTCGTCCCCTCTGTTGTCGGAGCTGCTGAAGAAGGGCAGCCTTCTTTCTGCTGACGCTCGAGTG GTGGTGGAGGGCGAGGTAGCGTCCGCCCTCAGTAACGGGGTCGAGGTTCACGCCGCCGCTCCTGCCGGACAAGCGGTAACAGCTGCAG TCTCGGACGCACCGACGCTCTCTCGTCTGTTGGAGGTTAACACCCAACCACCGTACCATGGCAACGCAGAGCCGCCGGTGGACCAGCAGACGCCGCTGAGCTCGTCCGGCGCAG GGCCGGCGGACGCGGCAGTGGACAGTGGGGCTGAGGTGGGCGTGGTGGAGACCCCCGCTGCACCTCCGGCAGAGAGCAGAGATggtgtgctggtggaggaggaccTGGTGGCTGTTTCATACATGGGGGACGAGTTGGATCTGGAGACAGTAGGAGACATCATTGCCATCATAGAGGAGAaggtagcacacacacacacacacacacacgcacacacacacacgcacacacacacacacacacacacacacacacacacctt GACCACCTGCGGGGGGTCAGCAGACTGTCCCGTGGATTTACTGCCTCGGttccttctgcacacaaacatGGCGACGTGCCGCGCGGTCCGAGCGCCGGAACCCGCCGCCGGCCCGCTCGCCCCTAATCACATCTCCAGCCCAGCTACAGAGACGCAGTGTGTGGTGAAACCCGGGACGAAGAACAGCCCAGAGGACGTGGACGG CCATCTGAAGGACTCCTCACGACTCCTCAcgggtcacatgaccaccacTAAATCTGTCACTGAATAG